A stretch of Roseovarius sp. M141 DNA encodes these proteins:
- a CDS encoding ABC transporter substrate-binding protein — protein MKPTDTFTDDQLELLADKARQGKISRRKFTQLGAALLGSAALASRGMPALAADGQLVFVSWGGDAVDAYDDAYGKPFEEATGIRVRQDGSGPTEGAIQAQFESGNPTWDIVDADAFSAESLGKKGMIEPIDYDVVDKSKMRDGFGWEYSASSYFFSYVIAYDATKFGDNPPTSMADFFDTEQFPGKRAMYKWGTGVWEALLMGDGVAQADLYPLDLERAHNKLRDFKQHVISFWGNGAESQTLMLNGEASMALIWSTRARLLDQDTDGDVKFIWQDGVISPGAMAVIKGNPGGSDAAMKFIASAQDPEKQLVMFDMLSQGPANPATDDLIPEDERRFNPVAPDNYAQQVALDVAWYEENYGDALNEYLAIVSA, from the coding sequence ATGAAACCGACCGATACATTCACCGACGACCAGCTGGAGCTGCTGGCCGACAAGGCCCGTCAGGGCAAGATCAGCCGCCGCAAGTTCACCCAATTGGGCGCGGCGCTTTTGGGCAGCGCCGCGCTGGCCTCGCGCGGGATGCCCGCGCTGGCCGCTGACGGGCAGCTTGTCTTTGTCAGCTGGGGTGGAGACGCCGTCGATGCCTATGACGACGCCTATGGCAAACCGTTCGAGGAGGCGACAGGCATCCGCGTGCGTCAGGACGGCTCCGGACCGACCGAGGGCGCGATTCAGGCCCAGTTCGAGAGCGGCAATCCCACGTGGGACATCGTCGATGCCGACGCTTTCTCGGCCGAATCACTGGGCAAGAAGGGCATGATCGAACCGATCGATTACGATGTCGTCGACAAGTCCAAGATGCGCGACGGATTTGGCTGGGAATACTCCGCCTCCAGCTATTTCTTCAGCTACGTCATCGCCTATGACGCCACGAAATTCGGGGACAACCCACCGACCTCGATGGCTGATTTCTTTGACACCGAGCAATTTCCCGGCAAGCGGGCGATGTATAAGTGGGGCACCGGTGTGTGGGAAGCGCTGCTGATGGGCGACGGGGTGGCGCAGGCCGATCTCTACCCGCTGGATCTGGAGCGCGCGCACAACAAGCTGAGGGATTTCAAACAGCATGTCATCAGCTTCTGGGGCAACGGCGCCGAAAGCCAGACCCTGATGCTGAACGGCGAGGCGTCGATGGCGCTGATCTGGTCCACCCGCGCCCGCCTGCTGGATCAGGACACCGATGGCGACGTGAAATTCATCTGGCAGGACGGTGTCATCTCGCCGGGTGCGATGGCGGTGATCAAGGGCAATCCGGGCGGCAGTGACGCGGCAATGAAATTCATCGCCTCTGCGCAGGACCCAGAAAAGCAGCTGGTGATGTTCGACATGCTGTCCCAAGGCCCCGCAAACCCCGCCACCGACGATCTGATCCCCGAAGACGAGCGCCGCTTCAACCCGGTCGCGCCCGATAATTACGCACAGCAGGTCGCGTTGGACGTCGCGTGGTACGAGGAAAACTACGGCGACGCGCTGAACGAATATCTCGCCATCGTTTCGGCCTGA
- the arsH gene encoding arsenical resistance protein ArsH → MADTANIQDRHFHAIDTDRLLPPERAPHAPRILLLYGSLRDRSFSRLMTEEAARILTRFGAETRTFCPSGLPLPDDAGADHPKVQELRDLVTWSEGMVWCSPERHGAMTGIMKTQIDWIPLSLGGVRPTQGKTLAVMQVSGGSQSFNAVNQLRILGRWMRLLTIPNQSSTPKAFLEFDDNGRMKPSPFYDRVVDVMEELMKFTMLTRDNKAYLLDRYSERKESAADLSERVNQNAI, encoded by the coding sequence TTGGCTGATACTGCGAACATCCAAGACCGGCATTTCCACGCGATCGACACCGATCGTCTGTTGCCGCCCGAACGGGCGCCACACGCCCCGCGCATCCTGTTGCTCTACGGCTCGCTCAGGGACCGCTCGTTCAGTCGGTTGATGACCGAAGAAGCGGCCCGCATCCTGACGCGGTTCGGGGCCGAGACACGCACCTTTTGCCCCTCGGGCCTTCCCCTTCCGGACGACGCAGGCGCCGATCATCCCAAGGTGCAGGAGCTGCGTGATCTGGTCACATGGTCCGAAGGCATGGTCTGGTGTTCGCCCGAGCGGCATGGCGCCATGACCGGCATCATGAAAACGCAGATCGACTGGATCCCGCTATCGCTCGGCGGTGTGCGCCCGACGCAGGGCAAGACGCTGGCCGTCATGCAGGTCAGCGGCGGCTCGCAGAGCTTCAACGCGGTCAACCAGCTGCGCATCCTCGGGCGCTGGATGCGTCTGCTGACCATTCCGAACCAGTCCTCGACGCCCAAGGCGTTTCTGGAGTTCGACGATAACGGCCGCATGAAGCCCTCGCCGTTCTACGACAGGGTGGTTGATGTCATGGAGGAGTTGATGAAGTTCACGATGCTCACCCGCGACAATAAGGCCTACCTCCTGGACCGCTACAGCGAGCGCAAGGAAAGCGCTGCCGACCTGTCCGAAAGGGTCAACCAGAACGCGATATGA
- a CDS encoding SDR family oxidoreductase, with protein sequence MSVEKVALITAGGSGLGADAARRLAADGFRVGILSSSGKGEALGKELGGFGVTGSNRSTDDLAALVQGATDRWGRVDVLINSAGHGPKGPVLDISDDDWHVGMEAYLLNVIRPTRLVTPLMQAQGGGTIINISTFATFEPDPLFPTSGVFRAGLAAFTKLYADKYAAENLRMNNVLPGFIDSLPETEDRRARIPMGRYGRAEEVSSLISWLASEGATYMTGQNLRIDGGLTRAV encoded by the coding sequence ATGTCTGTAGAAAAAGTAGCACTTATCACCGCTGGCGGCAGCGGATTGGGCGCCGATGCGGCCCGCAGGTTGGCGGCAGACGGTTTTCGCGTCGGGATCCTGTCGTCGTCCGGCAAAGGCGAGGCGCTGGGCAAGGAACTGGGTGGATTTGGCGTCACAGGGTCGAACCGCTCGACCGACGATCTTGCCGCCTTGGTGCAGGGCGCGACGGATCGCTGGGGCCGTGTCGATGTGCTGATCAACTCGGCCGGGCATGGCCCCAAAGGGCCTGTGCTGGACATTTCGGATGACGATTGGCACGTGGGAATGGAAGCCTATCTGCTGAACGTCATTCGCCCCACACGGCTGGTAACGCCGCTGATGCAGGCACAGGGGGGCGGTACGATCATCAATATTTCGACCTTTGCGACTTTCGAACCAGACCCGCTTTTTCCAACCTCCGGCGTGTTTCGTGCGGGCCTTGCTGCGTTCACCAAGCTTTATGCGGACAAATACGCGGCCGAGAATCTTCGCATGAACAATGTCCTGCCGGGATTCATCGACAGCCTCCCCGAAACCGAAGACCGCCGCGCGCGTATCCCGATGGGGCGCTACGGCCGGGCCGAGGAAGTGTCGTCCCTGATCTCATGGCTGGCGTCCGAGGGGGCCACCTACATGACCGGCCAGAACCTGCGGATCGACGGCGGATTGACCCGCGCCGTCTGA
- a CDS encoding ABC transporter ATP-binding protein, giving the protein MTQKTRAAEIGVQGIGKDFGDFTALSDISLTIGRGEFLTLLGPSGSGKTTFLMVLAGFEEATRGSMTLDGAPMTDVPAEKRGFGMVFQGYALFPHMTVEQNIAFPLKVQRRSAQQIKARVSEIVEMVGLGGHGHKRPTALSGGQQQRVALARALACEPPVMLLDEPFSALDKNLRGQMQDEVRRLHRETGTTFVFVTHDQSEALALSSRVAIFERGRLQQLAPPREIYERPENRFVAEFLGDINLLPLTGLSRDGDMQVGHFGGRTLRAAGHADGDTLAVRPEYMALGTAAPDTGNAIPATVTDLTYLGADTRIDLSGPEGCAIILTHPTDKLPEGLAPGSNIWASWPEQKGFLL; this is encoded by the coding sequence ATGACGCAGAAAACCCGTGCCGCCGAGATCGGCGTTCAGGGCATCGGCAAGGACTTTGGCGACTTCACCGCGCTGAGTGACATCTCGCTGACCATCGGGCGGGGCGAATTTCTGACGCTGCTCGGCCCGTCCGGATCGGGCAAGACGACGTTCCTGATGGTCCTGGCCGGATTCGAAGAGGCGACGCGCGGCAGCATGACGCTGGACGGTGCGCCGATGACTGACGTGCCTGCCGAAAAGCGCGGGTTCGGCATGGTGTTTCAGGGCTATGCCCTGTTCCCGCACATGACGGTCGAGCAGAACATCGCCTTCCCGCTCAAGGTGCAAAGACGCAGCGCGCAGCAGATAAAGGCGCGCGTGTCCGAGATTGTCGAGATGGTCGGCCTGGGCGGTCATGGCCACAAGCGCCCCACCGCGCTGTCGGGCGGGCAACAGCAGCGCGTCGCCTTGGCGCGCGCGCTGGCCTGCGAGCCACCGGTAATGCTGCTGGACGAGCCGTTCTCGGCCTTGGACAAGAACCTGCGCGGCCAGATGCAGGACGAGGTGCGCCGCCTGCACCGCGAGACGGGGACCACCTTTGTCTTTGTCACCCACGACCAGTCCGAGGCACTGGCGCTATCATCGCGCGTCGCCATTTTCGAGCGCGGCAGATTGCAACAACTGGCCCCCCCGCGCGAGATTTACGAGCGACCCGAGAACCGTTTTGTCGCGGAGTTTCTGGGCGATATCAACCTGCTGCCGCTGACGGGCCTGAGCCGCGACGGCGATATGCAGGTGGGCCATTTTGGCGGACGCACCCTGCGCGCGGCGGGCCATGCGGACGGCGATACGCTGGCCGTTCGGCCCGAATACATGGCCCTCGGAACCGCCGCGCCCGATACCGGCAACGCGATCCCCGCCACCGTAACCGACCTGACATATCTGGGCGCCGACACGCGCATCGATCTCAGCGGTCCCGAGGGCTGCGCGATCATTCTGACGCATCCCACCGACAAACTGCCCGAGGGTCTGGCCCCCGGCAGCAACATCTGGGCCAGCTGGCCCGAGCAAAAGGGATTCCTGCTGTAA
- a CDS encoding ABC transporter permease — translation MIRLRPGLLATILAVLIGIFMLLPLLSVVPVSFTPKRFLSIPEGALSLRHYRTLIEDREWIEGIWLSLRVGVLSATFATALATFFSLGIWMFRPRFAGLLMGIALLPMVAPPVVSALTLYFFLITLTKFNGVVAYDTLLGVALAHSVMILPFAVVLVSVSLAQVDRRMDLAARAMGASLATRVFKVILPNIKFGVIASFFLTFVLSWEEIAVTIFITSVDAVTLPRLMWQGLRDNIDPAIAAISVILILIVATVVIARSAVTAIRNRGA, via the coding sequence ATGATCCGCCTGCGCCCCGGCCTGCTGGCCACGATCCTGGCCGTTCTTATTGGCATCTTCATGCTGCTGCCGCTGCTGTCGGTGGTCCCGGTGTCGTTTACGCCCAAGCGGTTCCTGTCGATCCCCGAGGGCGCGCTGTCGTTGCGCCATTACCGCACCCTGATCGAGGACCGCGAGTGGATCGAGGGGATCTGGCTGTCGCTGCGCGTGGGTGTTCTGTCAGCCACCTTCGCCACGGCGCTGGCCACGTTCTTCAGCCTTGGCATCTGGATGTTCCGGCCCCGCTTTGCCGGCCTGTTGATGGGGATTGCCCTGCTGCCGATGGTCGCGCCGCCGGTCGTGTCGGCGCTGACGCTCTATTTCTTTCTCATCACATTGACCAAGTTCAACGGCGTCGTCGCCTATGACACGCTTTTGGGCGTGGCGCTGGCCCATTCGGTGATGATCCTGCCCTTCGCCGTGGTGCTGGTCAGCGTGTCGCTGGCGCAGGTGGACCGGCGGATGGACCTTGCCGCGCGGGCAATGGGGGCCTCGCTGGCAACCCGCGTCTTCAAGGTGATCCTGCCCAATATCAAGTTCGGCGTGATCGCGTCCTTCTTCCTGACCTTCGTGCTGTCATGGGAGGAGATCGCAGTGACCATCTTCATCACCTCGGTCGACGCCGTCACCCTACCCCGCCTGATGTGGCAGGGCCTGCGCGACAATATCGACCCCGCCATCGCCGCGATATCCGTGATCCTGATCCTGATCGTAGCAACGGTGGTGATCGCCCGTTCAGCGGTGACCGCGATAAGAAACCGTGGCGCCTGA
- a CDS encoding LysR substrate-binding domain-containing protein codes for MSRIPSTQALRALECFARHGTVWGAADELNLTRSAVSHQLRLLERDLGFALFNRVGTRIELTPRGRAYAADVRSALSVIAGSAARNAGHGLSGQLTVSCTPGFAAFWLAPRIGEFRAICPDVDLHIVTPRRLDDVSNPDVDLFITFGDGTMQGLEVELLQEVDFAPLVSPVLANRLGGVKTPQDLLRTDLLHLGDNADWRRWMKAAGLPQAAADKGPVFADMNLVYAATIAGQGVSMGDIFICNGAMDTGQLIRVTDIQIKSPGSYYLGIPTQKQGLEPARAFRSWIIGALPQRNR; via the coding sequence ATGTCCCGCATCCCGTCGACCCAGGCCCTGCGCGCGCTGGAATGTTTCGCGCGGCACGGCACCGTCTGGGGCGCCGCGGACGAGCTGAACCTGACCCGCAGCGCGGTCAGCCACCAGCTGCGCCTGCTGGAACGCGACCTTGGCTTTGCGCTGTTTAACCGGGTCGGCACGCGGATCGAGCTGACGCCGCGCGGGCGCGCCTATGCCGCCGATGTGCGCAGCGCGCTGTCGGTCATCGCCGGATCGGCGGCGCGCAACGCCGGCCATGGCCTGTCGGGGCAGTTGACGGTCAGTTGCACGCCGGGCTTTGCCGCCTTTTGGCTGGCCCCCCGAATCGGCGAATTTCGCGCGATTTGCCCCGATGTCGATCTGCATATCGTCACGCCACGTCGGCTTGATGATGTGTCCAATCCCGATGTTGACCTCTTCATTACCTTCGGCGACGGCACCATGCAGGGGCTCGAGGTCGAGCTGTTGCAGGAGGTCGATTTCGCCCCCTTGGTTAGCCCCGTTCTGGCAAACCGTCTTGGCGGTGTGAAAACGCCACAGGATCTGCTGCGCACGGACCTTCTGCATCTGGGCGACAACGCCGACTGGCGCCGCTGGATGAAAGCGGCCGGATTGCCGCAGGCCGCCGCCGACAAGGGGCCGGTCTTTGCCGACATGAACCTGGTCTATGCCGCCACGATCGCCGGACAGGGCGTGTCGATGGGCGACATATTCATCTGCAACGGCGCGATGGATACCGGGCAGCTGATCCGCGTGACCGATATCCAGATAAAATCACCCGGCTCGTACTATCTGGGTATCCCGACGCAAAAACAGGGGCTGGAGCCGGCCCGCGCCTTTCGCAGCTGGATCATCGGCGCATTGCCCCAGCGCAACAGATAG
- a CDS encoding helix-turn-helix transcriptional regulator: protein MDKNHALDAFAALSQPTRLDVFRLLIKAAEAGMSAGDISDTLGVRQNTMSANLSILARSGLIRSAREGRSIRYFADMHGLRGLLAFLMEDCCGGRPELCQPILDELACV from the coding sequence ATGGATAAGAATCACGCTCTCGATGCCTTTGCGGCTCTCAGCCAACCCACCCGTCTCGACGTGTTCCGCCTGCTGATCAAGGCCGCAGAAGCGGGCATGTCGGCTGGGGACATCAGCGATACCCTAGGGGTTCGCCAGAACACGATGTCGGCCAACCTGTCGATTCTGGCCCGCTCCGGCCTGATCCGCAGCGCGCGCGAAGGCCGCAGCATCCGCTATTTCGCCGACATGCACGGCTTGCGCGGCCTGCTTGCTTTTCTGATGGAGGATTGCTGCGGTGGGCGCCCCGAGCTGTGCCAGCCCATCCTGGATGAACTGGCCTGTGTATGA
- a CDS encoding ABC transporter permease, translated as MTNIRPMILLAPLLMFLSLAYMLPFAGVIGWSVTIPEPGLQNYAAALTDPLILSVFWRTLRICAVVTAISVAMGYLLSLLWVRGTPLVRTLTELCILIPFWISVLTRAFGWLALLSSRGLLNGWLEGLGIIDDPLRLVRNEFGVIVGMVHFMIPFAVFPLASAMRNVDERVLLAARGMGASRTRTFWQVFVPMTAAGIMGAALLVFVFAIGFFITPAILGGGRSVMVAEMIYLRIFQSPDWGLAAAVSVILMVAISALLALLLKQLSPKDAK; from the coding sequence ATGACCAATATCCGCCCCATGATCCTGCTGGCGCCGCTGCTGATGTTCCTTTCGCTGGCCTATATGCTGCCCTTCGCAGGCGTCATCGGCTGGAGCGTGACCATCCCGGAACCGGGCTTGCAGAACTATGCGGCGGCGCTGACGGATCCGCTGATCCTGTCGGTCTTTTGGCGGACCTTGCGCATCTGCGCGGTGGTCACGGCGATCTCGGTCGCGATGGGCTATCTGCTGTCGCTCCTGTGGGTGCGCGGCACGCCATTGGTGCGCACGCTGACCGAGCTTTGCATCCTCATCCCGTTCTGGATTTCCGTGCTGACCCGCGCCTTTGGGTGGCTGGCACTGCTGTCCAGTCGCGGCCTGCTGAACGGCTGGCTCGAGGGGCTGGGCATCATCGATGACCCCTTGCGCCTTGTGCGCAACGAATTTGGCGTGATCGTCGGCATGGTGCATTTCATGATCCCCTTCGCGGTGTTTCCGCTGGCCTCGGCCATGCGCAACGTGGACGAGCGTGTGCTGCTGGCCGCGCGCGGCATGGGTGCCAGCCGCACGCGCACCTTCTGGCAGGTATTCGTCCCGATGACGGCGGCGGGCATCATGGGCGCGGCGCTGCTGGTGTTCGTCTTTGCCATCGGGTTCTTCATCACGCCCGCCATCCTGGGCGGCGGGCGCAGCGTGATGGTGGCCGAAATGATCTATCTGCGCATTTTCCAAAGCCCCGACTGGGGGCTGGCGGCGGCGGTCAGCGTGATCCTGATGGTCGCGATCTCGGCCCTGCTGGCGCTGCTGCTGAAACAGCTTAGCCCCAAGGACGCCAAATGA
- the arsB gene encoding ACR3 family arsenite efflux transporter gives MTDTVTPAAAGLGPFERWLSVWVALAIGAGLLLGNLFPGLFAALAALEVASVNLPVALLIWAMVYPMMVGVDFGALRQVGDKPKGLVVTLVVNWLIKPFTMAALGVLFFEYVFAGLIPPDDAQAYLAGVILLGAAPCTAMVFVWSNLTRGDATYTLVQVSVNDVVMVFAFAPIVAFLLGVTDIVVPWDTLLLSVGLYVMLPLLAGYLTRRTLVRSGGEAAVDTFKTRVQPFSIFGLLVTVVLLFGFQGEVILERPLVIALIAVPLLIQSYGIFFVAYGAARAWGIPSNVAAPCALIGTSNFFELAVAVAISLFGLGSGAALATVVGVLVEVPVMLSLVAFANRTKHWFPSAKDAA, from the coding sequence ATGACAGATACAGTAACTCCCGCTGCCGCAGGTCTGGGACCCTTTGAACGCTGGCTTTCCGTCTGGGTGGCGCTTGCCATAGGTGCAGGGCTGTTGCTTGGAAACCTGTTTCCGGGCCTGTTTGCGGCCCTTGCCGCGTTAGAGGTCGCGTCGGTCAATCTGCCGGTGGCGCTGCTGATCTGGGCGATGGTCTATCCGATGATGGTCGGCGTAGATTTCGGCGCGCTGCGGCAGGTCGGTGACAAACCCAAGGGGCTGGTCGTGACGCTGGTGGTGAACTGGCTGATCAAACCCTTCACGATGGCGGCCCTCGGCGTGCTGTTTTTCGAATATGTCTTTGCAGGTTTGATCCCGCCCGATGACGCACAGGCCTACCTCGCCGGGGTCATCCTGCTGGGCGCGGCGCCCTGCACCGCGATGGTGTTCGTCTGGTCGAACCTGACGCGCGGCGACGCCACCTATACGCTGGTGCAGGTCAGCGTGAACGATGTCGTCATGGTCTTTGCCTTCGCGCCCATCGTAGCCTTCCTGCTGGGGGTGACGGATATCGTCGTGCCGTGGGATACGCTGCTGCTGTCGGTGGGCCTCTATGTCATGCTGCCGTTGCTGGCCGGGTATCTGACCCGCCGCACCCTTGTGCGCAGCGGCGGCGAGGCGGCCGTGGATACGTTCAAGACCCGCGTGCAGCCTTTCTCGATTTTCGGGCTGCTGGTGACGGTGGTGCTGCTCTTCGGGTTTCAGGGCGAGGTCATCCTTGAGCGTCCGCTGGTCATCGCGCTGATTGCCGTCCCCCTGCTGATCCAGTCCTACGGTATATTCTTTGTGGCCTATGGCGCCGCGCGGGCATGGGGCATCCCGTCCAATGTCGCGGCCCCCTGCGCCCTGATCGGCACGTCGAACTTCTTCGAGCTGGCCGTCGCCGTCGCGATCAGCCTCTTTGGGCTGGGGTCGGGGGCAGCCCTTGCGACGGTCGTCGGCGTCCTCGTCGAGGTGCCGGTGATGCTGTCCCTCGTTGCCTTCGCCAACAGAACAAAGCACTGGTTTCCATCGGCAAAGGACGCAGCATGA
- a CDS encoding LysR substrate-binding domain-containing protein yields the protein MNQIPPLNALRAFDVAGRHLNFRAAADDLGVTQGAVAQQVRQLEAHLGIALFERMPKGLAFTPSGRSYHARIATAFEELRAATETLRPEPGKVVVSVTPTFAAKWLIPNLPDFSTAHPEIDLRILATEKVSSFHSDGIDLAIRQGHPPFGAALEAVRLFRQEIIAVAAPSLVAGHCVPLDPEALSCLPKLHDSHDLWSAFLKNMKLEDRGGHGLRLNQTALAIDAALSGQGVALVSSFLAKRDIAANHLVQVAPEMLRGEHDFYLLSLRGARRDPSSLRAVIEWFAAKAASEA from the coding sequence ATGAACCAGATTCCGCCCCTCAACGCGTTGCGGGCCTTTGACGTGGCTGGCCGTCATCTGAACTTTCGCGCCGCCGCGGATGATCTGGGCGTGACCCAAGGAGCCGTCGCGCAGCAGGTGCGGCAGCTTGAGGCGCATCTAGGGATTGCGCTGTTCGAAAGGATGCCGAAGGGGCTGGCGTTCACGCCATCGGGGCGCAGCTATCATGCGCGTATCGCCACGGCATTTGAGGAATTACGGGCCGCCACGGAAACCTTGCGCCCCGAGCCGGGCAAGGTCGTGGTCAGCGTCACGCCGACCTTTGCCGCAAAGTGGCTGATCCCGAACCTGCCGGATTTTTCGACCGCACATCCCGAGATCGACCTGCGCATCCTCGCCACGGAAAAGGTATCGAGTTTTCACAGTGACGGGATCGATCTGGCCATCCGCCAGGGGCATCCGCCGTTCGGCGCTGCGCTGGAGGCGGTCCGCCTTTTCCGTCAGGAGATCATCGCCGTGGCGGCCCCCTCGCTTGTTGCGGGGCACTGCGTGCCGCTCGACCCGGAAGCGCTGTCATGCCTGCCCAAGCTGCACGATTCCCACGATCTATGGTCGGCGTTTCTGAAAAATATGAAGCTGGAGGATCGCGGAGGCCACGGGTTGCGTTTGAACCAGACCGCCCTCGCCATTGACGCCGCGCTTTCGGGTCAGGGGGTGGCCCTCGTCAGCAGTTTCCTCGCAAAACGCGACATTGCCGCAAATCATCTGGTGCAGGTTGCCCCCGAGATGCTGCGCGGTGAACATGATTTCTATTTGCTGTCCCTGCGCGGAGCGAGGCGCGACCCGTCATCACTGCGGGCTGTCATTGAATGGTTCGCCGCAAAAGCCGCATCTGAGGCGTAG
- a CDS encoding FAD-binding oxidoreductase translates to MTAYSARRLPVHRGPAAWNAILPVADAPDLMIESLTADFAIVGGGFAGASAARRLAQINPGARIVVLEAGRLAEGASGRNSGFMIDLPHDLSSDDYAGQGCESDREVITLNRAAIAFSGAAVADYGIDTAFFDPVGKVNGAASVKGDDHNRSYAKHLADLGESSEMLDATAMHELTGSRHYVSGLYTPGTVMIQPAGYIRSCARGLRRDGVRIFENAPVTEIRRTGPDWMLTTQRGHVTAAKVILANNGHLESFGFETRRLMHIFLFASMTAELDVAALKSLGGAPRWGVTPSDPMGTTMRRIDTAQGGNRIITRTCASFLPGMEASEAALKRAKRVHHQKFASRFPALAGARMDYSWAGHLCLSRNGVSVMRRLDDGIFAACCQNGLGTVRGTLTGIAAAELASDMESSITRHFAHEAAPSKLPPAPFAEIGANAYLRWKEWRAGQE, encoded by the coding sequence GTGACCGCCTATTCCGCGCGGCGGCTGCCTGTACATCGCGGACCGGCGGCGTGGAACGCCATACTGCCGGTCGCCGATGCGCCTGATCTGATGATAGAGTCCCTGACGGCTGATTTTGCCATTGTGGGCGGCGGGTTTGCCGGGGCGTCGGCGGCGCGGCGCCTTGCCCAGATCAACCCGGGTGCGCGGATCGTGGTGTTGGAGGCCGGGCGCCTGGCGGAAGGGGCCTCCGGGCGCAATTCCGGTTTCATGATCGACCTGCCGCATGATCTGTCGTCCGACGACTACGCCGGGCAGGGCTGCGAAAGTGACCGCGAGGTCATTACCCTGAATCGCGCCGCCATCGCATTTTCCGGCGCGGCGGTCGCAGATTATGGCATCGACACGGCGTTCTTCGATCCGGTCGGCAAGGTCAACGGCGCTGCCAGTGTCAAAGGGGATGACCACAACCGCAGCTATGCCAAACATCTCGCCGACCTTGGCGAGTCCAGCGAGATGCTGGACGCGACGGCCATGCATGAGTTGACCGGCAGTCGGCACTATGTATCGGGCCTCTATACCCCCGGAACGGTAATGATCCAGCCCGCGGGCTACATCCGGTCTTGCGCCAGGGGACTGCGTCGCGACGGGGTGCGCATATTCGAGAACGCCCCGGTTACCGAAATCCGTCGCACCGGGCCGGATTGGATGCTGACAACGCAGCGGGGCCACGTGACGGCGGCAAAGGTGATTCTGGCCAATAACGGACATCTGGAAAGTTTCGGGTTTGAGACGCGGCGGCTGATGCACATCTTTCTTTTTGCGTCGATGACTGCCGAATTGGATGTAGCGGCGCTGAAATCGCTTGGTGGGGCGCCGCGATGGGGGGTCACGCCGTCAGATCCAATGGGCACGACGATGCGCCGGATCGACACTGCGCAAGGCGGAAACCGGATCATCACCCGCACCTGCGCCAGCTTCCTGCCGGGTATGGAGGCAAGCGAGGCGGCGCTGAAACGTGCGAAGCGGGTCCACCACCAAAAATTTGCCAGCCGCTTTCCCGCGCTGGCGGGTGCGCGCATGGACTACAGCTGGGCCGGTCATCTGTGTCTCAGCCGCAATGGCGTTTCGGTCATGCGCCGGCTGGACGACGGGATTTTTGCGGCGTGCTGTCAGAATGGTCTGGGAACGGTGCGCGGAACGCTTACGGGCATCGCCGCCGCCGAACTGGCCAGCGATATGGAAAGCTCGATCACCCGGCATTTCGCGCACGAGGCGGCGCCGTCAAAGCTGCCGCCCGCGCCCTTCGCCGAGATTGGCGCGAACGCCTATCTGCGCTGGAAGGAATGGCGCGCCGGTCAAGAGTGA
- the arsC gene encoding arsenate reductase (glutaredoxin) (This arsenate reductase requires both glutathione and glutaredoxin to convert arsenate to arsenite, after which the efflux transporter formed by ArsA and ArsB can extrude the arsenite from the cell, providing resistance.) has protein sequence MSIVIHHNPDCGTSRNVLAIIEASGAAPVVIDYLETGWTRPQLLALFAAAGLTPRTALRTTKSPAEALGLLAPCVSDETLLSAMLEHPVLVNRPIVCAPKGVRLCRPSEAVLDLLDRLPPGPMVKEDGTPLIDTEGNRVG, from the coding sequence ATGAGCATCGTCATCCACCACAACCCCGACTGCGGCACCTCGCGCAACGTGCTGGCGATCATCGAGGCTTCGGGCGCGGCGCCGGTGGTCATCGACTATCTCGAAACCGGCTGGACCCGTCCGCAGCTTCTGGCCCTGTTCGCGGCTGCCGGGCTGACGCCCCGCACCGCCCTGCGCACGACGAAATCCCCGGCAGAGGCGTTGGGGCTGCTCGCCCCCTGCGTCAGCGACGAGACGCTGCTGTCGGCGATGCTGGAACACCCGGTTTTGGTCAATCGCCCCATCGTCTGCGCGCCCAAGGGCGTCCGGCTCTGCCGCCCGAGCGAGGCGGTATTGGATCTTCTTGACCGTCTGCCCCCCGGCCCGATGGTCAAAGAGGACGGCACGCCACTGATCGACACGGAGGGAAACCGCGTTGGCTGA